In Pygocentrus nattereri isolate fPygNat1 chromosome 30, fPygNat1.pri, whole genome shotgun sequence, the following proteins share a genomic window:
- the LOC119262946 gene encoding membrane-spanning 4-domains subfamily A member 4A-like: protein MSTTVVPVENMKNCFTIISHVVPTQTAGNEQHRAAAPAGAPTFTRISAFLKGEPKALGTVQIMIGVVTFLFAIVLTANISNISTYSGMYYWGALIYISAGSLAVAAENKLHPCVVKGSLGMNVISAITAGIAIVLLSLDLAFGPINYGPCYPEYDHYFECHTAFRLFKSRNNGITGVLLFFSLIQFIISICISVFGCKVICNDEILEQAAVNLYAVPIPVSSIENSQLCSNMELPPEESPPAYTENAN, encoded by the exons ATGTCTACCACAGTTGTTCCAGTTGAGAACATGAAAAACTGCTTCACCATCATCAGCCATGTGGTCCCAACACAGACAGCTGGAAACGAACAACACAGAGCAGCCGCTCCAGCAGGAGCTCCCACCTTCACAAGAATCAGCGCTTTCCTGAAAGGAGAGCCGAAAGCTCTGGGG ACCGTCCAAATAATGATTGGCGTGGTGACGTTCCTATTTGCTATCGTGTTGACGGCCAACATCAGCAACATCTCTACCTACAGTGGAATGTATTACTGGGGAGCTCTGATC TACATCAGCGCTGGCAGTCTAGCCGTTGCAGCAGAGAACAAACTTCATCCATGTGTG GTAAAAGGCTCTCTAGGGATGAATGTGATCAGTGCTATAACTGCAGGAATAGCCATCGTTCTTCTGTCTTTAGACTTGGCTTTCGGACCAATAAACTATGGACCATGCTATCCTGAATATGACCACTATTTTGAATGCCATACTGCCTTCAGATTG TTTAAGAGCCGGAATAATGGGATCACTGGAgtgttgctgtttttctctctaaTTCAGTTCATCATCTCCATCTGCATCTCAGTATTTGGATGTAAAGTCATTTGCAATGATGAAATTCTA GAGCAAGCTGCAGTGAATCTGTATGCGGTTCCCATTCCTGTCTCGAGTATTGAGAACTCACAG TTGTGCTCCAACATGGAACTCCCACCTGAAGAAAGCCCTCCAGCATACACGGAGAATGCCAACTGA